The genomic window tcaatacaatttaatattcgtGAATCTGTTTAGTTTATACGTGAGATTCAGAATCGAGATTAAGTATAGCTCACGCATGTCAAAAGTGACAATGACATGCACGAATCGTAGAGCTGTCActttataaatgtaacattaattcttaaataaatagaattcttcactattttattcatataaataaaaatagattgcaaattaaaaatgaaaatagaatTCAAATTATGAGCAGCGCTGTGGACATTATTGAACACAAACAAAATCTTGAACATTATTCATGCGTTTTACAAATTCTATGAAAATCTATGCGTGAAAACACTTACAATATCTAAAGCTAAAATACCACTGAATagtagattttataataaataacgtatttataaaatctacgaATTGGTATTATACGCGAAAAGGAACTTTGGGAGCAGTGTTTTAATCAcaacaaattacatattttgaaaatccATAGACTTTTTGCTTTAAGACgcattttttttgaagttctgTAACtgttattactttgtattattattaagtgcatttaatattgtacCGAAGTTATTGTTGTTCTTTGTCACCTAATATTTCTTACTCTGGTCGTATTCTTAAACTTGCCAAGAGCCTGCActgtcatttgttttgttcAGTACATTTGTTCTCTATGGACATCGCTAAAGACAGTACTTATTTTTCTAATGCCAATTTGACATTATCAAGTTGTCTCTATCTTCAGAACTTACTACGTGAAATATGGATCATCTTGCCAATCATGGCGTATATGTCACAGCCTATTGGCTTAAATAGCCGTTaaactaacggcctgaaagatgttcagccagttgatcaaacagctaggcaaatgacttggatcgaAGACGTTTCATTACTTCCCTAGCCTactgttaaattaaacataaaaagaaaCTATCAtgtcaatatggcgtcggCCTACCACAAATTTGATAGTGTTTTCCAAACtttcatgaaaaacaacaagtacAATGCAAGAGTGTATagaataataatgtgaatttgactcgagaaacttaattttaaaagaaatatttttttatataatttgttatttttttcgatTCTGTTATCCAATGTTGTAACAAACGGtacggctgaatatctttcaggccgttagttaaacggctaggttattaattgaacggctgATTAAGCTCTGACATATCCATTTGAACAATAAAGGATTCCCAAAATAACCAATGTGATGATTTCCAAGTGTGACGCATGcttgtcacatttataaaaatgcccCACAAGTTCCTTATGGAATGATTTATCTTGGCGGCACTTCTCTTGGTGGCGGACTTCTATATTTGGCTTTGATGTGAAGGAATGGCTTCTTGGGCGACGTAGGATCAGCAATCGTCGCTTCCAACGACAACCTTATACTCTCTTCTATAGCTGCCTGCGTGACTGGAGTGCTGCTGGCAGACAGACTCTTTTTCAAAGGCTTCGGAAAGTCATTTGTGGTGGCCAGACTCATGCTTCTCGTCTTCTTTCCATACGTGGGCAGCAGTTTCTTCGGCTCATTTATTGGCGTCGAGGCTAAACTTTGGCTTCGAGTTTTTCGCGCGTCAGGTACGCTTGATTTTCTGGCTTGGTTTAATCTCTCTGTGCCGCAGAATTTCTTATCGTTCTGGAGCGCTAGACTCATGCTGCGAGATTTTTTGGGCGTCGGCACGGACTTTCTCTGTTCCGGTCTGTTTATTGGTGTGTTTGGAGTGCTGAAACTGGCGGGGGCTGATTGCTTTCTCGGTTTCTCGTTCAGGGGTAGCGTTAACGCAGAACGATTTCTGACAACTGGTTTGTTGGGTGTGGATGTCTTTGGGGTGTTTTTGGATTTTTGCTTAAAAGGCTCGACAGGTGAGTCGATCGAAGCTTTGCTATGAGCTGGGGAAACGGAAGATTCTTTGAGGGAGGTTTTGCTACTCGATGGAGAGACGCTGTTCCGTGGGGTGATCTTTTCGGTGGTACTTGGGGATGTGGTGGTTCTATTGGGTGAGATACGGTTGGTGGGGGACGGTGAAGTTCTCTCCTTTGCGGTGTTGGAAGCGGGTGTGGGTGCGAGTGGCAGAAGGTCTCGGCGTCCTGGAGTGACAAGGCGCACCTGACAGGGCTCGTGACGAGATAGGAAGTGCTCCAAAGTGTCCCAGCCACCTCCGACACGGACCATCATGTGGCGGCCTTTTAGTAACtgaaagattttatttctttagctAGACTTCAGCAAGGAatatttttgcttaaaaataaacagactGTAATTTTTAGTTCTGATTGAAATTAAACATCTCGTATATAATCTCTAATGTTGTTTtagtattagatttttatttaaattgttttttaatttcaattttaagtttttatttctaagtTTAATATGAATCTATAATAtagccaaaaaaaaaatagaaaaaaaagaaagctgTATatttctatctcattttcACCCTCtgaaatcttatgaatttatgtgtctgtctctttttcgttgcatcgaCTTTCAAaccacaacgattctaaagttTTCactttaaactaaactaaaaaaggTACGTCGCGCGTCAAGTGACGGCTTGTTCAATCATAAGACGTCATCTCATCacgataatttgttttgtgtgtgtgttatcTTTGAAGTGTTGTGAATATGTGTGTAAATGTGGTAATTcacagaatttttatttatgtaactttaatgacGTTGTAGTTAATGACATTTGgctcttaataattttaatgtagtaCAGTTGCTGAGTTTCTAGTCTTTTCTTCTCAGACCAAGGCTATTCGCAAAACTACCCTCTACGAATGGATGGCGTTGTCTGGCACGAATTTCGTAACAGTCATAAACACGCGATAAGACGCGTTTAAACTGAACAAACTGtatattgattgattgatacatttaaatcaaaacatacCCTTATAAAGACATTTCTGCCGGCGATGTTGTACCGCCCTTCGCCCACCTTCTTCACCTTCAATAGCCGTGAACATTTTCCAGATCCACATCTGCAACCACGCTCCAATAAACGTGTTATTGATTGCACCTGGAATCATATtacgaatatttaatatgtaagaaCTGAGACAGAACTGGACGTTTGAAGGGTACGCCTATCCATTATTCGCCGCTGCTTAAGGGGAGAAAGGGGCAAACTCCTTTGCTGTTTTTCAAATGCTTTCTTAGTATTCGATCCCAGGACAACGTTcattaacacaatttttttcatttcccAGTTTCGATGCCCTTAAGCACAAAATTCAAATGATGCATTTGTGCTTTATTTTAATGGCTATTTCGaagtcatttaaataaagcacaaataataataaaaagtctttattcattttaagtacgttttcttttcaaagtgtAAGATTTTGAAACccttttaattgaaaaaatcctgtgtcagggttcccagctcttccataaacaaacttaaatacttaaaacaatgacattatttaacctatgTTTTTTAACCGTTTCtttgaattacaattattaaattaattaataactaattataattattattaattaattaaaacatattgtttaaaaacttattaaagtaatttaaacctTACCCTTTTGTCCAGCTCGTTGGTGGGTCTGAGAGGAACATCGGTGTCTGATGAACTATCCGAACGCGTGCTCGCCACTTCCACACTGTCCTCCACGCATACTTCatctaaaacatatttcaagataattacaatttaatgtttatatatttatggaaTAGcacaatacaattttgtatgaaaacttAGCATAGCGAACTAGATGGGGACATGTTTAAAGtgtgttagttatttcgactatgtatttgcaaaTTGCAGAATGTAAGTgagtgctcctatttcaccatgcctcctgctgatagaggacaattctttgtttttaatttaaattattattattatttaagatgtaatgtggaacatggtgtaatggttgcagctccttacaaacgttgtgtaaaactaggcgattaaaaagactgGCGTAGACTCTATTGGCAGTTCTTCTCGcccattctacgcccttgatttgagatctggcagtaaatgtaaaattagaagcatttaatgtatatatgtattattttgacgttcacaaaagtacattgtgttacatgaataaatgatttatgacttttgacttttttGACTAATGCGTTTGAATTGTAGCTGTCGAGTCGATGGCGCGTTGCGTTTCATTGTGATTGGCCAAATTAAATTGAGTGTCGTGTGTCTTTGATTGGACTAGAGATGCTATTAATCAACGGAACAGTGGAGAATTGCAGTGTCTTTTGTTGTTCACTCAGTCTAGTtttaattcacaaaaatacacacacaatAGATacgtttatgtttaaaattatataacatatataatattaaatacatgagACACataatatcgctactgtgaacaCAGCATACTGCGAACATATATAGAGAGACGGAGACGGCGAACGTCATTGTTAATGAGGATCTGTGCAACATACTGGTTCTGGCCCCTGGTACACACAACAGGTGGACTGACGATATCGTCAAGTTGGCTCCCAGTGGATGCAGAGGATATAGCAGGGCGTACTGGAAGCCCACAAATTGGACCAAATATGATGTATGGTATGGGCAGCGGTTTTTGTACAGAGTAGTAATGGGATTGGGGAATATGACGAATGATCCTAGCTTTAGGTTCACCCCTTACTTGTAATAAAAGGTATTCCATAAAACTCCATAAAAACAAGTAGGCAAAATggattattgatatatatccGAATCTGTTGCTTGCGAGGATCGACAGTAGGCCTTTTAATGCTGCAATTTGAGGCTATATCTTCACTTAGTTTTAATTCAAGTTATCAAATAATAGTCTGCTACACCGTGTCGTACTATGATCGTATAAAATTGTGACCGATACGTCGCCGACCTAAAGTCCATATAGCGTTAACATAGTGTTCTTATATGacattatgataaataatatgatatttgcatgcctatttaatATGGGTGATTATCcggatttttattgatatttgatctaaatttacactttctttacaaataaacgattaattgttattattaacaattcgtTTGCGCAGACGGAGTTTGATCATATGCGTAGTGAAGCTTTACACAcaaatttaatagtatttttagatatgctaattcataaaattttatatattatgttatgtatataatgtcTTATTACgaacataacatattttactCTACTCTCAATTGTTTTTTCCTTACTATTAGCGATTACCCCCATGAACACTTAATAATGTTACCCGTCTTTATATAGGTCTTGTATGTTGTATAGGAggggaaattattttttgtaggaaacAATCTAGCTAAATAGAGTaacggatttttttaaagacaaacGGGCAAGAGACTCACGCGatgtaagtgataccgcccatgggcactctcaatgccagagggctcgcctttaagaattggcacgctctttcctcgaaggaccctaagtctcATTGATTCAAAAAATACCACTATGTACGTGATACGCCTATGTTATTAGTATCTGCCTGTTATGagtattaatttatctatGCCTGATACATAGTTTGATCATGGTGTGACACGGTATAGACAGACTCATCTAAGTAAAATACTTACTCTCATTAGGTTCCAATGTTTGTTTCTCTTTTTTGGTTGGTCtgaaatagaaaaagaaatttcttaatctttatataaattacgtgtcacgttgtttgtccgctatgtaccccaaactacttaaccgatttcaatcaaatttgcacaacCACACAATTtgatttgaatgttttttatatacgttTGGGTCCTGTATGGTTTAGATAGTTGGCTGACACAGTGACTGCTCTTGtttaatggaatctcgctgttggcctcaAGGGCCTTTACAGTTCAGCTAGCCCATTTCCGGAATTTGTGAGGCCATTGGCCATTTCCTGCGAGACTCCAGCCTCTGAACACTGAGATTGagatctgaggcccagacatAATCGTGAGTACGAAGTGTCTCCATCATATAAATTCCAATAGATTTTTAAGATACAGTCAAACTCATTCATCATGTCAGGACTTTTAATCCcaacaaatctttattttccCCTCATTATCAATTATACTTACTTATCAAGAGGTGGTGACGAGTCCCTGAACTGCCAGGCCGCTCCAGACATGGCTGAATCTAATCCCGAATCCCGTTCTTCCAGCGCGATTTCTTTCTCCAGCGCGACTAGGCCTGGAGGCTCTACGTTGAATTTCGTGGCCAGTCTGGCCACTTCGAGAAGACAGAGGATCACCTGTCGTGGTTGGTTGTGAAGGACTGAAATAGGAAAATTAATTGAAGACACTATAGACTAAACAACACgaaatataacttcaaaacAGATTCTCAGATACTCCACGCAAATATACCGTCGCAAAATGGTgctaaattttcatttactgcCTGTTCTAAAATCAAGAACTTGGCATAAAACTGGCAATAATCTCCTAATTTTGCCACGTTACAAACTGTAAGGAACTGCATTACATTATCCGTCATTATAATCTTACCAAACCTCTCTAACTGATATAACCATCAAAGAGATCAATAGAAGAATAGCAAATAGATGGAAAAGATATTGGTCACTGAGGGAGATcatgaaaacaaaagatttcagcaaaaaaataaagagaaaaatctTTAACGCATGTATCCTATCCTGCCTTACCTATAACTGCGAAACTTGGACACTATCCAAGCAGCACAGGGATATCCTAGCACACTGCCAAAGAGCCAAGGAAAGAAGTATGCTGAGCATAAGaaaaatagataaacaaataaacgcAGACATATGAGCTAGAACAGGTGTGACAGACATTCTCACTAAGATTAACCAAATGGAGCAAAATGGAGCGTAATGGTACTCTAGAGACGGAAAACGAAGAAGAGGTCGACCACGCAAAAGATGGGAGGACGAACTGAAACTAACAGCAGGCAACAACAGGAGAAGAGTCGCAAAAGATAGAGAACAGTGGAAAGGGTTGGATGAGGCCTTTGCTAAGAAGCACACCGAACTCTGAGATGTGATGTGATGAGATGTACTGTGGGTATCGAAGAGTTTTCGGGATTAAAAgtctacattattattattattatcttaccAAGGTCATCGCTTTCAAACAGCAAGTTCTCATGAACGCCCAATTCACGACAGAATGTGATGAAGTTCTCGGCGTTGTCCCTGGAGAAGAAGCTCCGCCTAGCTGCACGCTGCCAACATCTACCTCTTATCGCTGGCACCGGCTGAAAAGATATAATTGGTATCAGAATCAAGAAGAGatgagaagaagaagaatcGTCTCTTAGCATTAGGAAATAAAACAGTGGACCTTCTGAAAACCAGTAGTCCTTTTAGCCTTGGGCCTCAGAGTTCTGAATACGTTTTATGATTAGTCCATCTAATAGATAAGTAGGTAAACAggctcctgtgcctgacattcACCGTAAACTTTTTGGGTTTGACGATTCTTCACGATGTTcgtcaccgttcgagcgaaagcaaaactttattagacacaatatacagaaataattagataaagccaattaaaaaaaaataggttaaataatgtcatttatgtaagtaattaaatttgttaatggaagagctgggacacaggtatttattacttaaaagggtttccaaatcttacactttgaaaatgtaccttaaaatgaataatgacttttattactatttattatttaaagcaaaaGGCAATTTAAtctgttgtgggcagccagtctcttccttttcacatgtaaacagtattttaattattttttagttattacattttaaggcgatattgtttaattaaactatgtatagacgtaataatagataaaacatatttatatatgtacaatataaaGTACAGGTAGTTCACATCGATGTTTCAAAATGATGtgatttttaatagtaataatttcttaGATGCTTGTTTAcaaatctacactaatattataaagaggaaaactttgtttgtttgtttgattgtaaagaataggctcataaactactggaccgattttaaaaattctttcaccattcgaaagctacattatccacgagtaatataggctatatttaattttgaacaaaaatagggttccgtaagatattagggtttttcggacacaaggtgtaaaaaatcaaccaaaaaataaaaaaaggtggtagcatagcaaaatgttccatgttggcatgtactaaaaaggtaggctaggcattaaggagaaacgaagttcgcggaagcagctagttttttataaactcaCCCCAACTATAATCCCCTGGTCCAGTGCCTCCCGCGCCCGGTCATGTATGACGGCAGCCAGCTGACACAATTCAACACCGTTGTCCAGAACATCTAGAAAGTTCTCGCCCGTAAGATATGTTATACCtggaaaaacaaaacaatatcttAGCTCAAGCGTGAATAATTTCTATGGATTAGAAATTAGCCCTAAGCTTCAAAAGACGTGTAAACTGTATAAATACGATAATTGTTAGTTTGTGAGAGTattttgaatgtatatttttcgTGAAAAgatactatattaaataataaactcaaattctattaattattatattttagacttcctattttttatttatttgaaatgaaatgaaatgaaatcgatTATTTGCTAAAAATCCGTACAATTCGCCATatgcatgcaaatgtcatattaatttttgtactgTCATATAATTCAAACCTTTAATATAGtgtcataataataggtaagttaaattgtttatatatcatcatcattgaaatcagcttataaaaaattgtttcatctaaataacagatgagggtatatttttctaatcccgGATCTTAGACTAATAACTCTTTagctaacatacatataattaaacttacaCTTACGCCCgcacccaataattaatccacaatctcagattgaaaacaatctgagatcaggcCGTGACAGTTAACCGATCTCCTATCTGTATCCCAATAatcaaaccctacgaagacattccatttttggcgacggatagaatggaCCTTACGATGATATATTcaggtgtcggtgtgcgcgcgcatcgtaaaaattcactctcatcatttttcacGATCGCACCAAAAGAAGAACTTCAACAATAAGTTATCAGGCAACATTTAGATTAGGTAGGCCTTTTCggtaacaagcgatctcttccaggcaacccaaGAAAGGAATAAATACTAAGAGTAcactataaattacaattactttaataaaaaacgtattaaacataaataaaaataaaagttcacGTCAAATGCAGTGTTTTTACAGAAAATCTCTTATTGCTTTTCAAATAAAGATCAAATTCCTTTGTATATGACCACAAAGATACGTCCTtaaagacataatatataatttgtggtCTAACTCTTTCTGTTAAGATCCACTTTGCAATATCGTAGTTCATACATCTATCGGTAGCTGTTAATATGAGCCGTTACATAACTGCGTCTAGATGCGCACGCGTCGCGACGCGTCGTTACCCTTTTGAGGAGACCGCAaacttgtttttgtttactcTAGTTAAATCTTACtattaatctattataatacttCGTTTCCTAAatgaaatttgattaaaaatggctaaatttgataaaaataataataaaaatgttgacaGGAATTGGTTGAATATAGTTAAATTAgagaatttgtaaattatataaaaaatctaaatacatattctgaaatatactatatatctttgtaaattaattaacaaatttttacagaattagaattagaatttatttaattgtaatagaatttttactatcatttttatatatttttgttaatggcTTCGAATATCTTCGACACAACCGTGGTACTGACAAaaaaagatggcgcgtaacggaaaaatgtgacgcgtaaccgaaacATGTGACGCTAAATTTTTTTCCATCgccgaaaaaaaattttaactcCAAAAAtctttatcaaaaaatattattgcgaCATTATTTGGTCCTAATGGCTATAACAGGGGAGTCACCAGAAATGACCCACGTTCCATTCGGGCTACTACATTTAGCATCATAAACTAGTAATGAAAGACGGGTTTGACCAGTGTTCGAACAAGGAACTATATTAAATCggctacaaaaaattaattgccaTACAGGATGCCTCTGTTCCGTGTGTTGTATAAGACACAgacggaaatatttcagtctAACACACAatacacattatttataatattcttaaccaacatattttttttttatagaacggggcaaacgggcaggaggctcaactgatgttaagtgataccgccgcccatggacactctcaatgcaaaatgctcgcgagtgcgttgccgg from Pieris rapae chromosome 23, ilPieRapa1.1, whole genome shotgun sequence includes these protein-coding regions:
- the LOC110995854 gene encoding GAS2-like protein 3 isoform X1, which translates into the protein MAFYRCGPTAIGSRASWSVTSPDKTYERPLSGNYDRIFNAFERTNAFEYVKSTFEGKEERHTGCGEVVVNRRMSSSFERADCALAAQTPCSEDEEFYKEKVLYSQARQLFPLQEDLADWINKIIGITYLTGENFLDVLDNGVELCQLAAVIHDRAREALDQGIIVGPVPAIRGRCWQRAARRSFFSRDNAENFITFCRELGVHENLLFESDDLVLHNQPRQVILCLLEVARLATKFNVEPPGLVALEKEIALEERDSGLDSAMSGAAWQFRDSSPPLDKPTKKEKQTLEPNETSNCSIKRPTVDPRKQQIRIYINNPFCLLVFMEFYGIPFITNEVCVEDSVEVASTRSDSSSDTDVPLRPTNELDKRVQSITRLLERGCRCGSGKCSRLLKVKKVGEGRYNIAGRNVFIRLLKGRHMMVRVGGGWDTLEHFLSRHEPCQVRLVTPGRRDLLPLAPTPASNTAKERTSPSPTNRISPNRTTTSPSTTEKITPRNSVSPSSSKTSLKESSVSPAHSKASIDSPVEPFKQKSKNTPKTSTPNKPVVRNRSALTLPLNEKPRKQSAPASFSTPNTPINRPEQRKSVPTPKKSRSMSLALQNDKKFCGTERLNQARKSSVPDARKTRSQSLASTPINEPKKLLPTYGKKTRSMSLATTNDFPKPLKKSLSASSTPVTQAAIEESIRLSLEATIADPTSPKKPFLHIKAKYRSPPPREVPPR
- the LOC110995854 gene encoding GAS2-like protein 3 isoform X2 produces the protein MAFYRCGPTAIGSRASWSVTSPDKTYERPLSGNYDRIFNAFERTNAFEYVKSTFEGKEERHTGCGEVVVNRRMSSSFERADCALAAQTPCSEDEEFYKEKVLYSQARQLFPLQEDLADWINKIIGITYLTGENFLDVLDNGVELCQLAAVIHDRAREALDQGIIVGPVPAIRGRCWQRAARRSFFSRDNAENFITFCRELGVHENLLFESDDLVLHNQPRQVILCLLEVARLATKFNVEPPGLVALEKEIALEERDSGLDSAMSGAAWQFRDSSPPLDKPTKKEKQTLEPNENEVCVEDSVEVASTRSDSSSDTDVPLRPTNELDKRVQSITRLLERGCRCGSGKCSRLLKVKKVGEGRYNIAGRNVFIRLLKGRHMMVRVGGGWDTLEHFLSRHEPCQVRLVTPGRRDLLPLAPTPASNTAKERTSPSPTNRISPNRTTTSPSTTEKITPRNSVSPSSSKTSLKESSVSPAHSKASIDSPVEPFKQKSKNTPKTSTPNKPVVRNRSALTLPLNEKPRKQSAPASFSTPNTPINRPEQRKSVPTPKKSRSMSLALQNDKKFCGTERLNQARKSSVPDARKTRSQSLASTPINEPKKLLPTYGKKTRSMSLATTNDFPKPLKKSLSASSTPVTQAAIEESIRLSLEATIADPTSPKKPFLHIKAKYRSPPPREVPPR